Genomic segment of Vicinamibacteria bacterium:
TCGCTCACCCAAAGGACCCGACCGGAATCGAGGTCGAGGCCGAAGTACTGCCCACTGTTCAAATGAGAGAGTCCGAAGAGCATACCGTCGACGACGACCCCGTTGGTCATGTGCAGCGAGACTTCATCGGTATGCCACACATTCTCGGTCCGCCAGGCGTCGCCTTCCTTTCGGAGCTCGAAGGCCGTGATGCCGTTTCCGCGACCCGCCTCGATCAAGGTGTCCTTATAGAGGATGGGCGTCTGAGACGTGGTCGTGCTCCGCGTCGTGAACGGGCGCCGCCACAGGAGCTCACCCGTCGTCACCGCGACCCCAACCAGGTTCTCCTGGGTAAATGTCACGACCTGGCGCGTACCCTCCAACTCGACCACGATCGGCGATCCGTAGGCAGGACCGTCTCCGTCCCAACTCCACCGGACGTC
This window contains:
- a CDS encoding PQQ-binding-like beta-propeller repeat protein; its protein translation is DVRWSWDGDGPAYGSPIVVELEGTRQVVTFTQENLVGVAVTTGELLWRRPFTTRSTTTSQTPILYKDTLIEAGRGNGITAFELRKEGDAWRTENVWHTDEVSLHMTNGVVVDGMLFGLSHLNSGQYFGLDLDSGRVLWVSDPRQAENAAIVRAGDLIFSLEDDAELVVVRNSRSGFEPVKRYEVAQSATWAQPTISGKRLFVKDVSTLALLALE